A single genomic interval of Gossypium raimondii isolate GPD5lz chromosome 11, ASM2569854v1, whole genome shotgun sequence harbors:
- the LOC105801150 gene encoding uncharacterized protein LOC105801150, protein MRHTSGGYQFRRRKYVRVSYVDARRREFMNLMQGDRTVAEYEAKFLRLSCYARGIVASEYEKCAYFEDGFKDSLRVLIAPQREQEFIVLRPKKHARPDRPSRVGVLVAPIGIQPCNDCDIGSTHSYIASSVSGNLGITVESTLGEIYVLSLLGQSVRVNRLYRNVPLEVQWVVFPTTLMELPFGEFDLILGMDWLEEHRVCLDCMTKRVVLRIEDDVEIILISDVKITCLTTLREFLDVFSYELPGLPPNRKVEFGIELLLGTTLASIAPFQMALKELIKPYLDQFIIVFIDDILAYSKTEDEDDEHLRVVVQILQEKQLYAKLRNCEFWLRKVTFLGHVVSTKGIQVDLRKIEDVLDKKQPKNVSKIRIFLGLAGYYWRFIEGFSLIATPLTKLLHKNVPFVWTDAQQSSFEKLKSVLTKATALIQPKSSKEFVV, encoded by the exons ATGAGGCATACTAGTGGTGGTTATCAGTTTAGGAGG AGGAAGTATGTGAGAGTAAGTTATGTGGATGCTCGCAGACGTGAGTTCATGAATCTAATGCAAGGTGATAGGActgtggctgagtatgaagctaAATTTCTAAGACTGAGCTGCTATGCTCGAGGGATTGTGGCATCTGAGTACGAGAAATGTGCCTACTTTGAGGATGGTTTTAAGGACAGTTTGAGGGTTTTAATAGCTCCGCAGAGGGAGCAAGAGTTTATTGTTCTG AGACCTAAGAAACATGCCAGACCTGATAGGCCTTCTAGAGTGGGAGTTCTAGTTGCTCCTATTGGGATTCAGCCATGCAATGACTGTG ATATAGGGTCAACACACTCGTATATAGCTAGTTCTGTCTCTGGTAACTTGGGAATTACTGTTGAGAGTACTTTGGGTGAGATTTATGTATTGAGTCTGCTGGGTCAATCAGTTCGGGTAAATAGACTTTATAGAAATGTTCCGCTAGAAGTACAATGGGTTGTGTTTCCAACAACTCTAATGGAGTTACCATTTGgggaatttgatttgattctgggAATGGACTGGCTGGAAGAGCACCGAGTTTGTTTGGATTGCATGACTAAAAGGGTAGTTCTGAGAATCGAGGATGATGTGGAAATTATTCTGATCAGCGACGTCAAGATTACTTGTCTAAC AACACTGAGGGAATTTCTGGATGTATTTTCTTATGAGCTACCGGGTTTACCTCCGAATCGAAAAGTTGAGTTTGGCATTGAGCTTCTACTGGGTACAACTCTGGCGTCCATCGCTCCATTTCAAATGGCACTGAAAGAGCTTATAAAG CCGTATTTGGATCAATTTATCATAGTTTTTATCGATGATATTCTGGCATACTCTAAGACTGAGGATGAGGatgatgagcatcttagagtagtgGTTCAGATACTTCAAGAGAAACAACTTTATGCTAAgttgagaaattgtgaattctGGTTACGAAAAGTGACATTTCTAGGGCATGTGGTTTCTACTAAAGGGATCCAAGTTGATCTTAGAAAGATTGAAGATGTACTTGATAAGAAACAACCTAAGAATGTTTCTAAGATCCGTATTTTTCTGGGTCTTGCAGGTTATTATTGGAGGTTTATTGAGGGGTTCTCGTTGATTGCAACTCCTCTGACTAAGCTTCTACATAAGAATGTTCCTTTTGTCTGGACTGATGCGCAACAatcgagctttgagaagctcaagtctGTTTTGACTAAGGCTACTGCTCTGATACAACCTAAATCTAGTAAAGAGTTTGTGGTTTAA